The Plasmodium knowlesi strain H genome assembly, chromosome: 12 sequence aaaattaTCTTCCTTCCATCCATTTTGCtcaaagtaaaaatattcctcGCCCTTTCCAGGTAACACTTCCTTCCAACTATTGTCAATTCTACTGTTTGCGTAATCCCCCCTGGGGTACTTCTCACTGCGTATACTGCGGATTCTGCTTTCCATGTCGTGGTTCTCGATGTTTCCGCTTCCTTTTGGGTCATTCGTACGACAGCCTCCACCTGACTTGTTTGTGCAACTTTTGTGGAAGCTATCGCCTGACTTGATCAAGCCATTTGTGTAAAAACTTTCACCTGACCCGTTCAGGCAATTTTGACTATCATCAAATTTGCACACACGGTCATAACTTAATTTGCCATCTTCAAACAGGTCGAACGCCCAAttataaattaaattatCGTCACACCCCTGTGCGGTGTtgctcttctcctttattttgaTGCCCTGTATAGAAccattccccccttttcttccaccATTTAGCTTGTAAGACCCATTTTCGCTATctgggcatttttttttttttttttcctcaggAATATGGCCATGGTGAGTACCGGACAAGTTCACCTTCTTTATTACCTCTTCACCAGAGTacgtcattttttctcccccatttGTATCTTCGTCAatgctatttttttgaaattcccctttctctattttttcccatgtgcCATTTCCTTCGGGGTTATTACCACTTGGGAAACTTACCACCTCGCACCATTTCCGTGGGGAAAGTATTTCCCCCTGCTCCTGTACTTTCCTGCTATTATCCCACTTGTCCCTCCTTGTCAAGCTGCACTTTGTGGCAGCACTATGCGCCAAGTTGCCTTgtgtaattttcctttttccgaAGGAGTTGGACCTCTTCCCGGTGTCCGAAAAATTATATGCACAATCAAACCCCCCTATGTTGGAATGCTCTTGTAAACCATCCACTTCGCAGCGGAATTCTTCACAACTAACATATTCTCCGCTCACGAAAGCGTCGATGGCGCTGTTATAACTTAAGTTTCTCTTCCCACTTTCCAATTTCGGCATTGCACAATCACTTCTGTCTTGGAGATAGTTTCCAGGAGGAATGTTAACAATTTGTGTATGCTTACCCCCCTCGTGAGGTCCACCCCTATGTGCACTTTGCAATTTCACATCACCccctcctttctttttcagaACGGCAATTCTGCTGCCACCATGGTTGTTGCTGAACTGATGGTACTTTTCCGTCAACTTTGAACTCTTCCCGCTCGAGTCATTATCATAAAAATTGAGTTTATTAGTAGAGTGTTCCTTTTCCAGGTACTCCTTGTTGTTATTATTCCTGGGGGCGCTAAAGTCTTCTAACATTATTCTGTTAGTTGCAGTGTTCTGCTGAGAAGAGGCGAATTCGAGTCTACTGTTTTGGTTGGTATGACCGCACATGATGGCGTCATTGGATGGGGCACAGTTGTGACTGCAGTTAACACCACTTTTGTTGCAACTGGACGTGGTAAAGTACCTCTGAACCATATCACTAATGCAACCCGCTCCGTCCCAACCCTGAACATTTGCGCCACTACTGTCGAACCAACTATCCAACACAAGCAACCCAATGTCCCTGTATAACTCGTTTGAATTGTTAAAGTGgaagttgttttttactcttccaaTATCTTGCACatctcttccttcattctgaAATATACCCAAGTTTATTACCTTATTGTTAGACGCACTTATAACCCTATCGATGCTACATAAATTGTTACCAgggttgtaaaaaatgtgtatgttATTGTGGATGTGCACACAGACATGGTTATTCTTTCCATGTCCAGCACCATAATTTTCGTATGCACTCCACTCGTCTTTTACGTTATTGTCTTTCCGCGGCACATTTCCATTAAATTTGGTGCTGCTCATTTTGGTGGATTTGTGgccatttttcttaaaaggtggaaaaaaaaaaaaaaaaaaaaaaaaaaaaaaaatttgcactgTTAATCTCGGTGACGTACTGCTAGCAACAATTGAGAGAGTAACAGTAATGGCAATTTCATAATTTACAATAGAGTTAATCCCCTCTTCTCCTCAATTTCTCCTACCGACCAAAGTTTACAATTTTCCCTATATGACCTACACACCCCAGGACGAGTGGTAAATATGCACTTCATTTGTCTTTGTTTTCCAGTGATGCTATTTaagttgcgaaaaaaaaaaaaaaaaaaaaagttttaacCTCTCACCAAATTGTTCAGTACGATTCATTTCGACAAAGCTCTTCGCATTTCCTCGCCCTCTGCCATGGTATGATAAAAGGCACTTGTTTCCATTTAAAatgttctgttcatttgcAGTTATACACAAATTGGACTTGCCCCTCCACCTGCCCAGGTGAATATGCTaatgggggagaaaaagtaatagggaacatgaaaaattcgggaagaagaaaaaatcgagCCTCCTGCAAACCTTGGGCAAGTATTCCTCTTTCCCATCAAAGTCAGCCACGCGAGAAAGTTTCTCCCATTTGATAATACCCCGGCATTGTGAAAGAGCCAGCCCAGTGTGTATTCAcctttgagaaaaaaaaaaaaaaaaaaaaaaaaaaaaaacgcacgaACGaacgaaggaagaaaggaacagataaaaaaaaggtgctgaagaatttgtgtgtgtgttcatTCTACGGAAGGGCAATTTTCTCATGTTATGCTGTTCTGGCGTTCTGCTGTGCTCCATCCCTTCCTATTCCCCTTCAGCTTTAACTCCCCAAacatgaaaaggagaaaataaaccATTAAAGCGTTTTACGCGAATGGTAGCGTACCCGTCAATGACATATCTCCTGTACCGTCAAACTTTCGTCCCCAATtttgattttccttttgcgaaaaaaaaaagggatgaacATGTgatgtgtatgtataaaatgcatatatacgtagcaatttttaaaggaaTTTTCCGCACAAAAAAAGACACATAGTGGGGAGGAATTTTCATCAGCAGATTCAAAATATACCTCCTTATAACGTTCTCACATGAATGTTAGAAAAGTTctaattcttttcttcttttcgccCCCCCTTTGGAGCGTACACTTGGTGGTAAACATGAACCACGAATAGGGAAGAGCGTAACAAAGGTGAAAATGTATTGGAATTGTTCCCATGCGGGCATTCTTttacaaatgggaaaagccCACCTGGTCACTCATTacttctcttccctttttaacaaaaaaatgattagCACACACGGTTATGCTCACACTTCTGGACGAGGATTCTCACGTTCTTGCCCGTAACCTATGAAGCTTTTGTTGCGTTGGAGACCTGACATGTGTACCCCCGCACCAACACCAGTGGGGCTATCTCTCAAATATGTGACGATAATTATTAATCGTCAGTCCGTTAACATACacatgtttgaaaaaaacattgttaaaaaaaattctcttttttttttttttgcctggtTGTTACAAGTTCcaaatgggtaaaaaaaaaaaaaaaagaatagaatAATATAGTGATCATAACGTAATGGAAGATAGtggcaaaattaaaaaattttttgctacTTACTATGAAGATAAATAGTGCTACACATGTGGGCAGGAAATAGGGGACCAAATCATGCATCCTCCACAgtgatgtattttttaatattttcaattttttgacACAACACAGGGGTGGTTCCCTTTGGAAAAACAGTCGGTTGCGCCAAGTGATATAGTCGAACGTTCGGCTGCTTATACGGTCTTATGTGTTGCGAACCATCCTTCGTTATAACGCAAATGTCCACATTTCCACCTGAACCCAGATCGTTAAAAATACCTGCACATATAGCTTCGCACACGagttctttcccttcttctatAGTCATATTATCCCTGTACTTAGCTTCCAATACAGCCATAGCACTAAGGGATCCAGACCCCAAAGCAGTGAAAGGTAACAAGCAGGAAGAACCATGCGGATGAATACCATACAGCTGAGGGCCGGTAACATCTACCCCTCCTAACACTATAGCGCACACTTTATATCCTTGGTACTTAAACAGTTCTTGTGTCAATCTTGAAACACACATAGCTACTCGGGGCTGCGTATTCGTATTTAAACGATGCAATTCGACATTGTGTTGCAACCATAAGGTAGTATGCTCCAGGTCTCCAGCTACTCCTGCACCTGCacagtatatatttttacttataTAGTGTAATTTGCTACAATTTTTATCTGCTACTATTGGACCTTCCGTAGCTCTCGTATCAGCTCCCAAAATAACCGCATTTTGGCATACCAAGCCACATATGGTTGTTCCCGTTTTTCGAAAATTGGGAAATgttattcccttttccttcaaaatttcatttctcttgatattttcaaaattaaatcctccactttcttctttcaacGCATTCATATATTCGAGTTTCATTTTTGCGCTCAATGTAACGTTAACGTATGGTatgttgtgtgtgtgtagagGGAGATCGttgatttttctttaagCCGTGGTTCTTCGCCGTGTACACTTCGTTTTTTGGAGAAAGGGTTGCTCGAGTTATggataaaaatgagaaatgcCTATCCGTTTGATAT is a genomic window containing:
- a CDS encoding proteasome subunit beta type-7, putative, coding for MKLEYMNALKEESGGFNFENIKRNEILKEKGITFPNFRKTGTTICGLVCQNAVILGADTRATEGPIVADKNCSKLHYISKNIYCAGAGVAGDLEHTTLWLQHNVELHRLNTNTQPRVAMCVSRLTQELFKYQGYKVCAIVLGGVDVTGPQLYGIHPHGSSCLLPFTALGSGSLSAMAVLEAKYRDNMTIEEGKELVCEAICAGIFNDLGSGGNVDICVITKDGSQHIRPYKQPNVRLYHLAQPTVFPKGTTPVLCQKIENIKKYITVEDA